The DNA region CTAGCGGCCTTCAGCTCCAGCTCCCTCCTCTCCTCCTTATCCTCTAGAAACTCGCCCGTGGCTAGATTATCGATCACTAGCAGAGCCGCTCCCGCCCTCATCCCCCTGAGCCTAGCTACCGTGAATATCGTGGCGCACTCCATCTCGACGGCTATCATCCCCAGGGAGCTCCATAGAGGCAAGTTAGATTCCTCTGCATGGAAGGAATCGCTAGAAGCTACTAACCCCATTTTAACATTGAATCCCTCCTCTATCAAGGCTTTCTTAAGCTCCAGAGTCGCTTCCGGATCAGCGACAGCTGGATAGCATAAGTTGGGAGCGTACATGCCCACAGTACCCCCGGGGGAGTGAGAAGCCCCTAGAGCCACAACCACGTCCCCGACCTTGAGATCCTCCACTAGCCCTCCCGAGGTCCCGAGCC from Candidatus Korarchaeum sp. includes:
- a CDS encoding purine-nucleoside phosphorylase, producing the protein MLKISKHELAKRPYHILAKPGDVAERIVAVGDPKRADLIAEELIEDSKLVNSNRGFNTYTGLFEGTRVTVATHGIGGPSAAIAVEELGMLGGKLILRLGTSGGLVEDLKVGDVVVALGASHSPGGTVGMYAPNLCYPAVADPEATLELKKALIEEGFNVKMGLVASSDSFHAEESNLPLWSSLGMIAVEMECATIFTVARLRGMRAGAALLVIDNLATGEFLEDKEERRELELKAARGVLRALVRIPL